Proteins encoded together in one Cicer arietinum cultivar CDC Frontier isolate Library 1 chromosome 4, Cicar.CDCFrontier_v2.0, whole genome shotgun sequence window:
- the LOC101501063 gene encoding glycolipid transfer protein 2, which translates to MKSSKREMEKKSEISCVIEELSMVVIIKPCENHEDAHIPTKPFLSICYLVLQVLDKIGPTMAVLRQDVYQNIKSLELMHESNPTANPNLVEILKLEAREGNAKKRSSCSKAFVWLTRTLDFTSSLLQILSKDLEKKMENVVEECYDVTLKPWHGWISSTAFRVALKLVPESKTLINLLKSEDEDHDMLKQKMQILVSLLVPFLEDIHCVLRLYNLDKLKST; encoded by the exons ATGAAGAGTAGTAAGAGAGAAATGGAGAAGAAATCAGAAATAAGTTGTGTCATTGAAGAGCTTTCTATGGTAGTAATAATTAAGCCTTGTGAAAATCATGAAGATGCTCATATCCCTACCAAGCCTTTTCTCTCTATATGTTATTTGGTTCTACAAGTTCTTG ATAAAATAGGGCCAACAATGGCTGTTTTGAGACAAGATGTCTACCAAAATATCAAG AGTTTGGAACTAATGCATGAATCGAATCCAACAGCAAATCCAAATTTGGTTGAAATACTGAAATTAGAAGCAAGAGAAGGGAATGCAAAGAAGAGGTCAAGCTGCAGTAAGGCCTTTGTTTGGCTCACAAG GACCTTGGATTTCACCTCATCATTATTACAAATACTATCAAAAGATCTTGAaaagaaaatggagaatgtAGTTGAAGAGTGTTATGACGTAACATTAAAACCATGGCATGGATGGATTTCATCAACTGCTTTCAGA GTGGCTCTAAAATTAGTTCCAGAAagtaaaacattaattaatctCCTTAAGAGTGAAGATGAAGACCATGACATGCTGAAgcagaaaatgcagattttggTTTCTCTACTTGTGCCTTTTCTTGAGGATATCCACTGTGTTCTT AGATTGTATAACTTGGACAAGCTGAAATCAACCTGA
- the LOC101500751 gene encoding transcriptional activator hap3-like yields MEHGSPSSNHSRKAQSSSGSEKLRMPVTHLTRIMQRAIPAQAKISNGAKESMQFCVSEFITIITTEASERCKFEHRKIVTAEDLIWAMDKLGFEDYTGPLVFYLDNYRKNEAQFTAMAIAHGLNKDASNSGSGNDQP; encoded by the exons ATGGAGCATGGAAGCCCCTCCTCTAACCATAGCCGTAAGGCACAATCAAGCTCTG GAAGTGAGAAACTGCGTATGCCCGTTACGCATCTGACAAGAATCATGCAGCGAGCTATTCCTGCGCAGGCTAAAATTTCCAATGGTGCTAAGGAATCAATGCAATTTTGTGTCTCTGAATTCATCACCATTATCACTACTGAGGCTAGCGAGCGTTGCAAGTTTGAGCATCGCAAAATTGTTACCGCTGAAGATTTAATTTGGGCTATGGATAAGTTGGGCTTTGAGGACTATACTGGACCTCTTGTTTTTTACCTTGATAACTATCGTAAAAATGAGGCCCAGTTCACTGCCATGGCAATTGCCCATGGGCTCAACAAGGATGCATCCAACAGTGGCAGTGGTAATGACCAACCTTGA